In Candidatus Eisenbacteria bacterium, the genomic stretch GGGCTGTGTTCCTGGCTTACTACGTGATCTACGTAACATATCTTATCCTTGCCGCCACCCAGCACGACGCGCTCCGCAGCTTCGGTGCGACCATGCTGGGATTCGTCCTTCCACTAACCGGCGTTACGCTCCTGGTGCTCTGGACGCAGCAACGCTCGCGAGAGACCGCATCTTGAGAAAGTGATCATGGCCGCTGTGTGGAAGCCGCCTAACAACCGGTTGCAGTGGACGGTCCGCTCCGCGGCTCGCCGCTGAACCGGAGCGTTGGGCCTCACAGGAGCGACGCCATGCGTGGTCAATGCCTCTGCGGAGCGGTTGTGTTCGAGGTCAACGCTTCATCACTCAAGCTATACCGCTGCCACTGCTCGCTCTGCCGGCGTCAGAGCGGGACAGCATCGAGTCTCGCCGCGATTGTGCCCAACTCTCAGTTTCGTTGGCTGGTCGGCCAAGACAGGATCTCTTCCTGGAAAAAGGGCGGCGGGTTTCGCTCCGACTTCTGCTCCATCTGTGGTTCACCCGTCCCCAATCCGCTTCGGACTACTCACAATACATGGGTGCCGGCCGGACTGCTCGACCGGGAAGCAAGTCTCAGTGTCGTTGCCGATATCTACCTGAGCTCAAGAGCCGCATGGGATCCAACACAACCAACTGGTGTTCAGCACGAGGAGTTGCCGGAGTTCAAGGTGTTCTTAGGTCTCCTTCGCGGCGAGTGAGGCCTAACCCCTCGCTGCACCCGACCTGCTGCGGCTGGCTTCGTCAGCCTTCGCAGGCGGGTGAGCTCAAACGTTAGCCAGACGCCGTGTGGAGGAGTAGATGCGCACCATGAAGCGTCGCGGATTGCGATCACCCCTCAAGAATGAGTTTACCGCCGTGATCGAACGGGACGGCAAGTGGTTCATCGCCTACAGTCCCGAGATCCCCGGAGCCAACGGACAGGGGCGGACGAAGGCCGAGGCCCGTCAGAGCTTGGCCGAAGCGATCGCCCTGATCCTCGATGATCGGCGCCGGGATGGACTTCGGGGCCTCCCGCGGGATGCCGTGCGTGAGAAGGTCGTCGTCGGGTGAAGAGAGGTGATCTCCTCCGGCACCTTCGGCGCCATGGATGTCATCTGAAGCGGGAGGGCGGGTCGCATTCGTTGTGGGCGAATCCCGGAACCGGCGCCGTCGAGGCTATCCCGCGCCACAATGAAATATCCGATGTTCTGGCGCGGAAGATCTGCCGTGGGCTTGGGGTGCCCGAGATCGGCAAGTGATCGGTCTGGCTAACTCGCGCTTGCAGCGGACGGCGCTGCGCGCCGCCGCTGAACCGCCAGGTCGTTAGACCGCGCCGCTGCGGCGAAGGTGTCTGACCACCGAGCTTTGCTGCTTCCCATCGACGTGTCCTGCCAGCGAGCGCATCGCAGCACGCCCCGAGGACCTCCGTGCCGACCTAACGTCCACTCAGTCACCGAGCAACGATCGGTTGTCTGGGAGGGCAGGCGTGAGCTATGGCGGGCCCACCGGGACGCTGAGACCAAGAACTCATGGCCGACGACATCCAGTCCCGCAGACTCGCCACGATCGTCGCGTTGGACGTTGCGGGATACTCCGCCCGCACGGAGGCGGACGAGGCCAAGACCACGGCCGAGGTGGCAGCGTTGCGGAGCGTGATCGAGGCGATCGCCGCACAGCGCGGTGGGCGCGTGTTCAACACCGCGGGTGACGGTTTCATGCTGGAGTTCAGTTCGAGCGTCGCTGGCGTCGAAGCCGCGCTCGAGCTCGCAGAACGCTGCGAGCCCAAGCTGCGTATCGGTGTGCATCTCGGCGACGTGATCGTGCAGGCGAACGGAGATCTCTTGGGCCACGGCGTGAACGTTGCGGCGCGCCTGATGGCTCGAAGCAATCCGGGTTCGGCTTTGGTGTCGGCCGACGTGCGCCGTACGATCCGGGGCCCGGTGACGGAACGTCTCGTGTCGGTGGGGAGCCTCCACCTCGACAAGATGATGGAGACCATCGAGGCCTTTGCGCTCGGCGACGTCGCGTCGGTTCCCATCCCGGCACCCCCGAAAAGGCGCGAACCGCTTCTCGCCGTGCTGCCGTTCGACAACCTGTCGGACGATCGCGAGATGCAGTTCTTCTCGGATGGGGTTAGCGAAGA encodes the following:
- a CDS encoding GFA family protein, with the translated sequence MRGQCLCGAVVFEVNASSLKLYRCHCSLCRRQSGTASSLAAIVPNSQFRWLVGQDRISSWKKGGGFRSDFCSICGSPVPNPLRTTHNTWVPAGLLDREASLSVVADIYLSSRAAWDPTQPTGVQHEELPEFKVFLGLLRGE
- a CDS encoding type II toxin-antitoxin system HicB family antitoxin translates to MRTMKRRGLRSPLKNEFTAVIERDGKWFIAYSPEIPGANGQGRTKAEARQSLAEAIALILDDRRRDGLRGLPRDAVREKVVVG
- a CDS encoding type II toxin-antitoxin system HicA family toxin, with translation MKRGDLLRHLRRHGCHLKREGGSHSLWANPGTGAVEAIPRHNEISDVLARKICRGLGVPEIGK